The following coding sequences are from one Beggiatoa alba B18LD window:
- a CDS encoding Rpn family recombination-promoting nuclease/putative transposase: MKSIHDKGYKRLFSNKTFFRQLIETFVPEPWVQDIDFESCERLEKTFITDHYKETESDLIYKVKFKQQEAYIYVLLEFQSTIVWFMALRVLHYICSFWLDYAESHPKKKKLPPIFPVVLYNGKGKWKKSTELQAILEKPELLGVYTPNFRFFKIAENDYSPEQLQQIQNLVSTLFLAETHPQDIKKLAQQALILFDKTDIEAASLFLNWFMQLVVHGKREIQDYQILETIYHDKLEAEMTLTQAMDQERQISFNLGRQEGELIGIEKGELIGIQKGEKIGIEKGVKQAKTETLTQLLTHRFKPLSDEQKQQIQQLSIEQIDALILKLIQPNIVTFADFWQEISLYLH; this comes from the coding sequence TATTGATTTCGAGAGTTGCGAACGCCTAGAAAAAACCTTTATTACTGACCACTACAAAGAAACCGAAAGCGACCTTATTTACAAAGTCAAATTTAAACAACAAGAAGCCTATATTTACGTTTTACTCGAATTTCAATCGACCATTGTTTGGTTTATGGCGTTGCGCGTCCTACACTATATCTGTAGTTTCTGGCTAGACTACGCAGAAAGTCACCCCAAAAAGAAAAAACTACCGCCAATATTTCCCGTTGTACTCTACAATGGAAAAGGAAAATGGAAAAAAAGCACAGAATTGCAGGCTATTTTAGAAAAACCTGAGTTACTAGGCGTTTATACGCCCAATTTCCGCTTTTTCAAAATTGCTGAAAACGACTACTCACCCGAACAACTCCAACAGATACAAAATTTAGTCTCTACCCTTTTTCTTGCGGAAACTCACCCACAAGATATCAAAAAACTGGCACAACAAGCTTTAATCCTCTTTGATAAAACTGACATAGAAGCCGCATCGCTATTCCTGAACTGGTTTATGCAACTGGTTGTACATGGCAAGCGAGAAATTCAGGATTATCAAATATTAGAAACGATTTACCATGACAAACTGGAGGCAGAAATGACACTCACACAAGCAATGGATCAAGAACGTCAAATTTCGTTCAATCTCGGACGACAAGAAGGGGAGCTAATCGGTATAGAAAAAGGGGAGTTAATTGGCATACAGAAAGGCGAGAAGATCGGTATAGAAAAAGGGGTGAAACAAGCTAAAACTGAGACTTTAACCCAGTTACTTACGCACCGCTTTAAGCCCTTAAGCGATGAACAAAAACAGCAAATTCAACAGCTCAGTATAGAACAAATCGATGCACTGATTCTTAAACTAATTCAACCCAATATTGTAACATTCGCCGATTTCTGGCAAGAAATCAGCCTTTATTTACACTAA
- a CDS encoding DUF4351 domain-containing protein: MTLTQAMDQERQISFNLGRQEGELIGIEKGELIGIQKGEKIGIEKGVKQAKTETLTQLLTHRFEPLSDEQKQQISKFSIEQLDTLLLKLLQPNITTLADFWREITP; this comes from the coding sequence ATGACACTCACACAAGCAATGGATCAAGAACGTCAAATTTCGTTCAATCTCGGACGACAAGAAGGGGAGTTAATTGGTATAGAAAAAGGGGAGCTAATTGGCATACAGAAAGGCGAGAAGATCGGTATAGAAAAAGGGGTGAAACAAGCTAAAACTGAGACTTTAACCCAGTTACTTACGCACCGCTTTGAACCCTTAAGCGATGAACAAAAACAACAAATTTCTAAATTCAGTATTGAACAACTAGACACACTACTTTTAAAACTCCTTCAACCTAATATCACAACCCTTGCCGACTTCTGGCGAGAAATAACCCCCTAA
- a CDS encoding N-acetylglutaminylglutamine amidotransferase, producing the protein MCGICGELRFDNTSPQLDNLKRMTSVLARRGPDSEGYYQTDTVAFGHRRLSVIDLSERGTQPMVDNQHNLILVFNGTIYNYRELRHELIEKGYQFQSETDTEVILKAYAEWGDTCVNYLQGMFAFAIWDKTQQRLFLARDRVGIKPLYYVKTPEFIRFASTMPALLATDGINKQIDPIGLHHHLTLHAVIPAPYTILQGIRKVEPATSLSINKQGDIQRRVYWQLNATRPAETYSEQDWIELTHTALKNAVSSHRSVADVPVGVLLSGGLDSSLLVGLLAEHYDAHNLLTFSVGFEDAPEEKGSEFEYSDQIVARYKTRHHRYTIPNAQVLQRLPEAIQNMAEPMVGQDAVAFYLLAEQVSQTVKVVQSGQGADEVFGGYFWYPLMNAATGNDLDRFRPYYFDRTHNEFLETVHPDYHGEDYTAQTIANLLAQDNASEFLDKVLRMDVTTLIVDDPVKRVDNMTMAWGLEARVPFLDQQLLETAARMPPSLKMRENGKYPLKAIARKLLPASVIDRPKGYFPVPALKYVRGEFLTFMREVLQSDTCRQRQLFNRTYVDKLLANPEAYMTPLQGSKLWHLALLESWLQTHL; encoded by the coding sequence ATGTGTGGCATCTGTGGCGAATTACGTTTCGATAATACCTCCCCGCAACTCGACAATCTCAAACGCATGACAAGCGTACTCGCTCGACGTGGCCCTGACAGTGAAGGCTACTACCAAACTGATACCGTTGCCTTTGGACACCGTCGCCTATCCGTTATCGACCTCTCCGAACGAGGCACACAGCCAATGGTCGACAACCAACATAATTTAATCCTTGTTTTCAACGGCACGATTTACAACTATCGAGAACTACGCCACGAACTTATCGAAAAAGGCTACCAATTCCAATCAGAAACTGACACCGAAGTCATCCTAAAAGCCTATGCAGAATGGGGCGATACCTGCGTAAACTACCTACAAGGCATGTTCGCCTTCGCCATCTGGGACAAAACCCAACAACGCTTATTTCTCGCCCGCGACCGCGTTGGCATCAAACCCCTCTACTACGTCAAAACCCCCGAATTTATCCGCTTTGCCTCCACCATGCCCGCCCTGCTCGCAACAGACGGCATCAACAAACAAATAGACCCCATTGGCTTACACCACCACCTAACCCTACACGCCGTTATCCCCGCGCCCTACACCATCCTACAAGGCATTCGCAAAGTAGAACCCGCGACAAGCCTAAGCATCAACAAACAAGGCGACATACAACGGCGCGTTTACTGGCAACTCAACGCCACCCGACCCGCAGAAACCTACAGCGAACAAGACTGGATAGAACTCACCCACACCGCCCTAAAAAACGCCGTCAGCAGTCACCGCTCCGTTGCCGATGTCCCCGTTGGCGTACTCCTCTCAGGCGGATTAGACTCAAGCCTACTCGTTGGACTGCTTGCCGAACACTACGACGCACACAACCTGCTGACTTTCTCCGTTGGCTTTGAAGATGCCCCCGAAGAAAAAGGCAGCGAATTCGAATACTCAGACCAAATTGTCGCCCGCTACAAAACCCGCCACCACCGCTACACCATACCCAACGCCCAAGTTCTACAACGCCTCCCCGAAGCCATCCAAAACATGGCAGAACCAATGGTCGGACAAGATGCTGTTGCCTTCTACCTACTTGCCGAACAAGTGTCACAAACCGTAAAAGTCGTTCAAAGCGGACAAGGTGCGGATGAAGTCTTTGGCGGATACTTCTGGTATCCCCTCATGAACGCCGCAACAGGCAACGACTTAGACCGCTTTCGCCCCTACTACTTTGACCGCACCCACAACGAATTTTTAGAAACCGTACACCCCGACTACCACGGCGAAGACTACACCGCGCAAACCATCGCCAACCTTCTTGCCCAAGACAACGCCAGCGAATTCCTAGACAAAGTGCTACGCATGGATGTCACCACCTTAATTGTTGACGACCCCGTTAAACGGGTTGATAACATGACAATGGCGTGGGGATTAGAAGCCCGTGTCCCTTTCCTAGACCAACAATTGCTTGAAACCGCTGCCAGAATGCCACCCAGCTTAAAAATGCGCGAAAATGGCAAATATCCCCTAAAAGCCATCGCCCGCAAACTCCTCCCTGCCAGCGTCATCGACCGCCCAAAAGGCTACTTTCCTGTCCCTGCTTTAAAATACGTCCGTGGTGAATTTTTAACCTTTATGCGAGAAGTCCTACAATCCGACACCTGTCGACAACGCCAACTATTTAACCGCACCTATGTCGACAAACTCCTTGCTAATCCAGAAGCTTACATGACCCCGCTACAAGGCAGTAAACTATGGCATTTAGCCCTTTTAGAATCTTGGTTACAAACCCATCTTTAA
- a CDS encoding coiled-coil domain-containing protein, translating to MQLIFDVLGWIFYKILVFAIVSIVFVSGTAFYHWVTTLELQDLPPLTEQTQQILKKIPVIAFNDPKVQEICTDMSKKGKLLQSTSQDFLQRQQAPNPFRHPFDYYMWKTAEQAFINTQNQAIAEFDKSVATCNQYLIDEHDMAEKRTKDELASKIQEISKEQETTLAVLNLRFEKIKELEARLNRLKETRPNPANPLNAVAYYQWRDEKDAVNSELNTLNSEKRELTLKQVLQAKVIQHLQDNMSYSADESRLQQKITDLNAQLSNLKRQHNDIKSQINVLKQEEPYWIQNPFSSWLDKYEALINQKDTLITQQQQIINEKNRLEKLKADGVAQFSPLNTLLNLNDVLWNTFKTYLFSTFFLAFMILFGNLLQKSFWYFVIAKQASYTKPITID from the coding sequence ATGCAACTTATTTTTGATGTTCTTGGCTGGATTTTCTATAAAATACTTGTCTTTGCAATAGTTTCCATCGTCTTTGTTTCTGGAACTGCCTTTTATCACTGGGTTACGACATTAGAATTACAAGACTTACCTCCCCTAACAGAACAAACTCAACAAATTCTCAAAAAAATCCCCGTTATTGCCTTCAATGACCCTAAAGTGCAAGAAATCTGCACAGATATGTCTAAAAAAGGCAAACTATTACAAAGTACTAGCCAAGACTTTTTACAACGTCAACAAGCTCCAAACCCTTTCCGACATCCCTTCGATTACTACATGTGGAAAACCGCAGAACAAGCGTTTATAAATACGCAAAATCAAGCGATTGCTGAGTTTGATAAAAGTGTTGCTACCTGCAATCAATACTTAATCGATGAACATGATATGGCAGAAAAACGGACAAAAGATGAATTAGCCAGCAAAATCCAAGAAATCAGCAAAGAACAAGAAACAACGCTTGCCGTTCTAAACCTGCGGTTTGAAAAAATAAAAGAACTTGAAGCAAGACTTAACAGACTTAAAGAAACACGTCCTAATCCTGCTAATCCTTTAAATGCAGTTGCTTACTATCAATGGCGGGACGAAAAAGATGCAGTGAATAGTGAACTTAACACATTGAATTCAGAGAAAAGAGAATTAACACTTAAGCAAGTGCTACAAGCGAAAGTGATACAACACTTGCAAGACAATATGAGCTATTCCGCTGATGAATCCAGACTTCAACAAAAAATTACAGACCTCAACGCACAACTGAGCAACCTGAAAAGACAACATAATGATATTAAAAGTCAGATAAATGTGCTGAAACAAGAAGAACCTTATTGGATACAAAACCCTTTTAGTAGTTGGCTAGATAAATACGAAGCATTAATTAACCAAAAAGACACATTAATCACGCAACAACAACAAATTATTAACGAAAAAAACCGCCTAGAAAAACTAAAAGCGGATGGTGTCGCCCAATTTTCCCCGTTAAATACCCTCCTCAACCTTAACGATGTATTATGGAATACGTTCAAAACTTACTTATTTAGCACGTTTTTTTTAGCATTCATGATTCTTTTTGGGAACTTATTACAAAAAAGCTTTTGGTACTTCGTTATTGCAAAACAAGCGAGCTATACCAAGCCGATTACTATCGATTGA
- a CDS encoding AIM24 family protein: protein MMNGNHTLNIILKPNETLFVHLGWLQYCPVGIIKKTKFLWSWRYPFLSYLANLKEMQVLKLPDTMTETSLTLGSKEDAYKHLIAVDLNQYQAVVLHPRHVIAIQGDVHLKKCWVLNRLHGWVTGRLRYIIFYGTGTIYVYGQGGVHLEQVTSQQAVRVDQYALIGNQANIPFTTIRNETFWGYFREKEALFDYHFMGDGVVIRQATVSPNQIAALNSNPFTRVINGLSSIVGKVLGF from the coding sequence ATGATGAACGGTAATCACACTTTAAATATTATTTTGAAACCGAATGAAACCCTGTTTGTTCACTTGGGTTGGCTACAATATTGCCCTGTCGGTATTATTAAAAAAACAAAGTTTCTATGGTCTTGGCGTTATCCTTTTTTGAGCTATCTAGCGAACTTAAAAGAAATGCAAGTTCTTAAATTACCTGACACAATGACCGAAACAAGCCTGACTTTAGGCTCAAAAGAAGACGCATATAAACACCTAATTGCTGTCGATTTAAATCAATATCAAGCTGTTGTTTTACATCCGCGTCATGTTATTGCCATACAAGGCGATGTTCACTTAAAAAAATGTTGGGTATTGAATCGATTACATGGCTGGGTAACAGGACGCTTACGTTATATTATTTTTTATGGAACAGGCACTATTTACGTTTATGGACAAGGCGGGGTTCATTTAGAGCAAGTAACCTCTCAACAAGCCGTCAGAGTTGACCAATACGCATTAATCGGTAATCAAGCAAATATCCCATTTACCACCATTCGCAATGAAACTTTTTGGGGATATTTCCGCGAAAAAGAAGCTTTATTCGATTACCACTTCATGGGCGATGGCGTTGTGATTCGTCAAGCAACCGTTTCACCCAATCAAATAGCCGCACTCAATTCGAATCCCTTTACTCGTGTTATAAATGGATTAAGCAGTATTGTTGGCAAAGTGTTAGGCTTCTAA
- the recD gene encoding exodeoxyribonuclease V subunit alpha has protein sequence MLQRLAVLQENAVLSEMDLHFSRFIARLAQSEDDNIPLSAALTSYMVAQGHVCLDLKQFAGQLFPANPETELPETARLQLPALNTWLHSLQHSRVVGQKGDYKPFILEETRLYLYRYWDYEQLLARQIHQRLTETDSLEQELNQETLRLGLHDLFHNSTLPAGETDWQRTVALQAVSNRFCIISGGPGTGKTTTVVKILALLLAQKTDLQIALVAPTGKAAARLQEAITQNKHRLSCSVEIKAKIPQETSTIHRLLGSIPNSPYFQRNAQNPLPYDVIVVDEASMVDLALMAKLVQAIQPHARLILLGDKDQLASVEAGTVLGDLCAVLDNPPSHPILNKLSENIVLLRKSYRFDDNSGIGKVAHAVKTGNAQGALNALKTADSNVQWFSLPINTRLQTALREQVIAGFSHYLSLINQRSQDPQKILQAFDEFRILCALRKGMYGVEAVNRVIEQILKAEGLIKSYYPWYVGRPILITQNDYTTHLYNGDIGIVLWSQESRNELQAYFPATDGGEPRAFWLNRLPEHETVYAMTIHKSQGSEFDNVLLLLPEQESPILTRELLYTGITRAKKTVSIWGKEPVFTKAVQARILRNSGLGEGLMSAHTG, from the coding sequence ATGCTTCAACGTCTAGCTGTCTTACAAGAAAATGCCGTTTTATCGGAAATGGATTTACATTTTAGTCGCTTTATTGCCCGTTTAGCCCAATCAGAAGATGACAATATCCCCTTAAGTGCCGCATTAACCAGCTATATGGTTGCGCAAGGGCATGTTTGCTTAGATTTAAAACAATTTGCAGGTCAACTTTTTCCCGCTAATCCTGAAACCGAATTGCCTGAAACAGCCCGTTTACAACTTCCCGCCTTAAACACATGGTTACACAGTCTGCAACACAGTCGCGTTGTTGGACAAAAAGGCGACTATAAACCATTTATTTTAGAAGAAACCCGTTTATATCTCTATCGTTACTGGGATTATGAACAACTATTAGCGCGACAAATTCATCAACGATTAACAGAAACTGATAGCTTAGAACAAGAACTGAATCAAGAAACCTTAAGACTGGGTTTACATGATTTATTTCATAATTCCACTCTGCCCGCAGGCGAAACCGATTGGCAAAGAACCGTAGCATTACAAGCGGTATCAAACCGTTTTTGTATTATTTCAGGCGGGCCGGGAACAGGCAAAACCACTACAGTTGTTAAAATTCTCGCCCTATTACTCGCCCAAAAAACTGACTTACAAATTGCCCTTGTCGCGCCAACAGGCAAAGCCGCCGCCCGTTTACAAGAAGCAATTACCCAAAATAAACACCGTCTCAGTTGTTCTGTTGAAATAAAAGCAAAAATTCCACAAGAAACGTCAACGATTCATCGCTTATTAGGCAGTATTCCCAACTCTCCCTATTTTCAACGTAATGCACAAAATCCTCTACCTTATGATGTGATTGTTGTCGATGAAGCCTCTATGGTTGATTTGGCATTAATGGCAAAGCTGGTGCAAGCGATTCAGCCCCACGCCCGTTTAATTTTACTCGGCGATAAAGACCAACTGGCTTCTGTTGAAGCAGGGACAGTATTAGGCGATTTATGCGCAGTTTTAGATAATCCACCAAGTCACCCGATTTTAAACAAATTGAGTGAAAATATTGTGTTATTAAGAAAAAGTTATCGTTTTGATGATAATAGCGGTATTGGAAAAGTGGCGCACGCGGTTAAAACAGGGAATGCACAAGGCGCGTTAAACGCACTAAAAACAGCTGATTCTAATGTGCAATGGTTCAGCTTGCCGATAAACACCCGTTTACAAACAGCATTACGTGAGCAAGTTATCGCGGGTTTTAGCCATTATTTAAGCCTGATTAATCAACGTTCTCAAGACCCACAAAAGATATTACAAGCATTTGATGAGTTTCGTATTTTATGCGCCTTACGCAAGGGCATGTATGGCGTGGAAGCGGTAAACCGCGTGATTGAACAGATTTTAAAAGCCGAAGGGTTAATAAAGTCTTATTATCCTTGGTATGTCGGACGACCGATTTTAATCACCCAAAATGATTACACCACGCATTTATACAATGGTGATATTGGGATAGTGTTATGGAGTCAAGAATCGCGCAATGAATTGCAAGCCTATTTCCCCGCAACAGATGGCGGAGAACCTCGCGCATTTTGGCTTAACCGTTTACCAGAACATGAAACCGTTTATGCAATGACGATTCATAAAAGTCAAGGTTCTGAATTTGATAATGTATTACTGTTATTACCTGAGCAAGAATCGCCGATTTTAACGCGAGAATTGCTTTATACAGGCATTACCCGCGCTAAAAAAACCGTGAGTATTTGGGGAAAAGAACCTGTTTTTACCAAAGCCGTACAAGCGCGGATTTTGCGTAATTCGGGGTTGGGGGAGGGGTTGATGAGTGCACACACAGGATGA
- the cutA gene encoding divalent-cation tolerance protein CutA, translating to METREHVILLSTCPTMEVAQSIATTLVEERLVACVNIFPALQSVYLWDGTVQQETEVLLMMKTRRFLYAQVEQVLQALHPYEVPELIMLPIVAGLPSYLQWINEVTLAHSFVDGGLSKPE from the coding sequence ATGGAAACAAGAGAGCATGTCATTTTATTAAGTACCTGCCCCACAATGGAAGTTGCGCAGTCTATCGCAACAACGTTGGTCGAGGAACGTTTGGTTGCGTGCGTTAATATTTTTCCTGCCTTGCAGTCAGTGTATTTGTGGGATGGGACAGTACAGCAGGAAACAGAAGTGTTGTTGATGATGAAAACCCGCCGTTTTTTGTATGCACAAGTTGAGCAGGTTTTACAAGCGTTACATCCTTATGAAGTGCCTGAATTAATTATGTTACCTATTGTTGCAGGATTACCCAGTTATTTGCAGTGGATTAATGAAGTAACCCTTGCGCATTCATTCGTTGACGGCGGATTGTCCAAACCAGAATGA
- a CDS encoding PDC sensor domain-containing protein → MWIKQTIGEQRKVLTSLLEPPMLNLSKLCVSAWTDVNALDQLLNTQFTTVPHCHLIYVIDKMGKQISSNIRANQQIDMDFRGQDLSRRPYSVSLYPKRHFMLSSVYISNTTGRPCISAVQPIIDEQQFLGFLVADFDIAEIPVSMASTQSTSLLTPKEMRNPATNGQASRVVQARTISPLDQHIHEINEVLERLIKQYGIFHCTLHYSSAQVMLWHVYDPYQYRLFTIEQLFDSETIMNYPLSPYPPQAQLPAKNIRTVLDRFRTLRLAHERIYLRSGSINIMNGMVGLSFSTEGSQYLPVDVFLSKDLSFWFGQSAVNE, encoded by the coding sequence ATGTGGATTAAACAAACCATTGGTGAACAACGCAAAGTCCTAACATCCTTGCTTGAACCACCAATGCTAAATTTGTCCAAACTGTGCGTTTCCGCATGGACAGATGTCAACGCCTTAGACCAACTGTTAAACACGCAATTTACCACAGTACCCCATTGTCACCTGATTTACGTCATCGACAAAATGGGCAAACAAATCAGCTCAAATATCCGTGCAAACCAACAAATAGACATGGATTTTCGTGGACAAGACCTCTCGCGCCGTCCCTACTCCGTCAGCCTCTACCCCAAACGACACTTTATGCTGTCCTCCGTCTATATCAGCAATACCACAGGTCGCCCCTGTATCAGTGCTGTACAACCCATTATTGACGAACAACAATTTCTTGGCTTTCTCGTCGCAGACTTCGATATTGCAGAAATTCCCGTTTCAATGGCATCAACACAAAGCACATCCCTGCTTACCCCCAAAGAAATGCGCAATCCCGCAACCAATGGTCAAGCATCCCGCGTCGTACAAGCACGCACCATCAGCCCCCTAGACCAACATATTCACGAAATCAACGAAGTCCTAGAACGACTGATAAAACAATATGGTATATTTCACTGCACCCTGCACTACTCCAGCGCACAAGTCATGCTCTGGCATGTTTACGACCCCTACCAATACCGCCTATTTACCATAGAACAACTCTTTGACTCAGAAACCATCATGAACTATCCGCTGAGTCCCTACCCACCACAAGCACAACTCCCCGCGAAGAATATTCGCACAGTCCTAGACCGCTTTCGTACCCTGCGCCTTGCCCACGAAAGAATTTACTTACGCTCAGGCTCTATCAACATCATGAATGGTATGGTTGGACTCAGCTTCTCAACCGAAGGCTCACAATACCTCCCTGTTGATGTATTCCTAAGCAAAGACCTTTCATTCTGGTTTGGACAATCCGCCGTCAACGAATGA
- the relA gene encoding GTP diphosphokinase: MVSVKDPLLLPVMGNTLNVNNWLTLIMKGRSASEQQAIQQAYQFACEIYQEQTRPSGEPYLIHVLTVADILADLGMDTDVLVAAILHEALDQHFSLETIQNRFGKVVTNLLDGVNKMRFIDNLIEYQKFSEESQEAEGLRKMLLAMVEDVRVVLIKLADRLHNMRTLKHLPIDVQKRFAQDTLDIFVPLANRLGIWQIKWELEDLALRYLHADEYQEIARKLDEKRVDRERYIAQVIQILQEELRQAGIKGDVMGRPKHIYSIWRKMQKKNLDFDRIYDIRAVRVLVHNVHDCYLALGLIHSKWKHLPSEFDDYISNPKPNNYQSLHTAVYGPEDKVFEVQIRTEAMHHHAELGVASHWRYKENSLGYDKNFEQKIGWLRKVLKMKEENTEGDVDFIDQFKSEILDDRVYVMSPQGKVLDLPTGSTPLDFAYHIHTSLGHRCRGAKINNRIVSLNYILKSGDQVEILAAKDERPSRDWLVPHFNYLKTSRARSKVKQWLKKQDEKQHLRDGRTLLERELRRLNLHEVNYDKLATRFKLENAEQLMLALGRGDLTLQQIAHALNEQVFPEKTPIYPVTTQPYKTDGIIIKGVGGLLSYTARCCNPIPYEPIIGYITKGRGVAIHRRDCPHAVHWQDEENERLIEVTWSRQDAQTKPVFPVDIQIHAYDRTGLLRDITVIAANENINIIAVNTISNKAEHMARMQFTLEVSNLEELSNILARIDNLPNVIEAYRKI; encoded by the coding sequence ATGGTAAGCGTTAAAGACCCGCTTTTATTGCCCGTTATGGGGAATACACTCAATGTCAACAACTGGTTGACACTCATCATGAAAGGTCGCTCCGCGTCTGAACAACAGGCTATTCAACAAGCGTATCAATTCGCCTGCGAAATTTATCAAGAACAAACCCGCCCATCGGGAGAACCTTATTTAATACATGTCTTAACCGTTGCCGATATTTTGGCAGATTTAGGCATGGATACAGATGTATTAGTTGCAGCTATCCTGCATGAAGCCCTAGATCAACATTTTTCCCTAGAAACGATACAAAACCGCTTTGGTAAAGTCGTCACCAATTTATTAGACGGTGTCAATAAAATGCGTTTTATTGATAACCTCATTGAATATCAAAAATTTTCTGAAGAATCTCAAGAAGCTGAAGGCTTGCGCAAAATGTTATTGGCAATGGTCGAAGATGTGCGCGTTGTGCTCATCAAACTTGCTGACCGCTTGCACAACATGCGCACCCTCAAACATTTACCGATTGATGTCCAAAAACGTTTTGCCCAAGACACCCTTGATATTTTCGTCCCCTTAGCAAACCGCTTAGGCATTTGGCAAATAAAATGGGAATTAGAAGACCTTGCCCTACGCTACTTACATGCTGATGAATACCAAGAAATTGCACGTAAACTGGATGAAAAGCGCGTCGATAGAGAGCGTTATATCGCCCAAGTGATTCAAATCTTACAAGAAGAACTCCGCCAAGCTGGGATAAAAGGCGATGTGATGGGGAGACCTAAGCACATTTACAGCATTTGGCGCAAAATGCAAAAAAAGAACTTAGATTTTGACCGCATTTACGACATCCGCGCCGTGCGCGTGCTCGTTCACAATGTTCACGACTGCTATTTAGCCCTAGGACTGATACACAGCAAATGGAAACACCTGCCCAGCGAATTTGACGACTACATCAGCAATCCTAAACCAAATAACTACCAATCATTACACACCGCCGTTTATGGTCCTGAAGATAAAGTCTTTGAAGTACAAATTAGAACAGAAGCCATGCACCACCACGCCGAATTAGGCGTTGCCTCACACTGGCGATATAAAGAAAATAGCTTAGGCTACGATAAAAATTTCGAGCAAAAAATTGGCTGGCTTCGCAAAGTCCTCAAAATGAAAGAGGAAAATACCGAAGGGGATGTCGATTTTATCGACCAATTTAAATCCGAAATTTTAGATGACCGCGTCTATGTTATGTCCCCACAAGGCAAAGTCCTAGACCTGCCCACAGGCTCAACCCCGCTCGATTTCGCCTACCATATCCACACCAGCCTTGGACATCGTTGCCGTGGCGCGAAAATCAACAACCGCATTGTTTCACTCAACTACATTTTAAAAAGTGGCGACCAAGTCGAAATTCTCGCCGCCAAAGACGAACGCCCCAGCCGCGACTGGCTTGTACCTCATTTCAACTATTTAAAAACCTCGCGGGCGCGTTCTAAAGTCAAACAATGGCTGAAAAAACAAGATGAAAAACAACATCTCCGCGATGGACGTACCCTATTAGAACGCGAACTGCGACGGCTGAATTTACACGAAGTCAACTACGACAAACTCGCAACACGCTTTAAACTAGAAAACGCTGAACAACTCATGCTTGCCTTAGGGCGTGGTGATTTAACCCTACAACAAATCGCCCACGCACTCAACGAACAAGTATTTCCCGAAAAAACCCCGATTTACCCTGTTACCACCCAACCCTATAAAACCGACGGCATCATCATCAAAGGCGTTGGCGGATTACTCAGCTACACCGCCCGCTGTTGCAACCCCATCCCCTACGAACCCATTATTGGCTACATCACCAAAGGGCGAGGCGTTGCCATTCACCGCCGTGACTGCCCCCACGCGGTACACTGGCAAGACGAAGAAAACGAACGCCTGATCGAAGTCACATGGAGTCGACAAGATGCACAAACAAAACCCGTTTTCCCTGTAGATATTCAAATTCATGCCTATGACCGTACAGGACTACTCCGCGACATTACCGTTATCGCCGCTAACGAAAACATCAACATCATCGCAGTCAACACCATCAGCAACAAAGCAGAACACATGGCAAGAATGCAATTTACCTTAGAAGTAAGCAACTTAGAAGAATTAAGCAATATTTTGGCACGTATAGACAACCTACCCAACGTCATTGAAGCCTACCGCAAGATATAA